From one Basilea psittacipulmonis DSM 24701 genomic stretch:
- a CDS encoding IMPACT family protein: MQLLLKKQYYEEEIKKSKFIVKAFPVTQVQQAMQLLQENMDPQATHNCWAYKIGQEYRFSDDGEPGGTAGRPILQAIESQQLMDVFVLVIRYFGGVKLGTGGLVRAYGGCAAKCLQQAETITCVPKTTVYCTCPFSEIERLRAKLTTVTIEKEDYDDKGVIWQLLIPDNDVSIIEQWHQNITRGQAIWSVKNGE, encoded by the coding sequence GTGCAGTTATTATTAAAAAAACAGTACTACGAAGAAGAGATTAAAAAAAGTAAGTTCATCGTTAAGGCGTTTCCTGTAACTCAGGTTCAGCAGGCTATGCAACTTTTGCAAGAAAATATGGATCCACAGGCGACGCATAATTGCTGGGCTTATAAGATTGGTCAAGAATACCGTTTTAGTGATGATGGAGAACCAGGTGGAACGGCGGGAAGACCGATTCTACAGGCGATTGAATCACAACAATTAATGGATGTATTCGTCTTGGTAATTCGTTATTTTGGGGGCGTAAAACTGGGAACAGGTGGTTTGGTTAGAGCTTATGGAGGCTGTGCTGCCAAGTGTCTTCAACAAGCAGAGACCATTACATGTGTTCCCAAGACCACGGTGTATTGTACTTGTCCTTTTAGTGAAATAGAGCGGTTACGTGCAAAATTGACAACGGTGACTATCGAAAAAGAAGACTATGATGATAAAGGCGTTATTTGGCAATTACTTATTCCCGATAATGACGTTTCTATAATAGAACAATGGCACCAAAATATCACTAGAGGTCAAGCCATTTGGAGTGTAAAAAATGGTGAATGA
- the mobA gene encoding molybdenum cofactor guanylyltransferase: protein MNSKEPLLILCGGLSRRMGTHKGLLEYQGKTLLQRMFDLSPNPIYMAAAGDYFPDLVGPCKYLSDAFPNRIGPLSGILAGLEEAKSAGYQGIYVMACDTLLDPQAVIHLLDKAQTDSIWHTGIVYLKGNDKNYPLLSHWSIKQIPFLREYLEADQRKVQVYIGTQDHVSISLPEQWQALSNFNTPEAFEQAVKTSIENEYYTPR, encoded by the coding sequence ATGAATTCAAAAGAACCCTTATTGATTTTATGTGGCGGTTTGAGTCGTCGCATGGGTACGCATAAAGGATTGCTAGAATACCAAGGAAAAACCCTGCTTCAACGAATGTTTGATTTGTCGCCTAATCCTATTTATATGGCGGCAGCAGGGGATTACTTTCCCGATTTAGTTGGACCTTGCAAATATTTAAGCGATGCTTTTCCCAACAGAATAGGTCCATTGTCGGGTATTTTAGCGGGTTTGGAAGAAGCTAAATCAGCAGGATACCAAGGGATATACGTGATGGCTTGTGATACGCTTTTGGACCCCCAAGCGGTGATTCATTTGCTTGATAAAGCCCAAACTGATAGTATATGGCATACGGGGATTGTTTATTTGAAAGGGAATGATAAAAATTATCCACTTTTATCTCATTGGTCAATTAAACAAATCCCATTTCTGAGAGAGTATTTAGAAGCCGATCAGCGTAAAGTTCAGGTTTATATTGGTACACAGGATCATGTGTCAATTTCTTTGCCTGAACAATGGCAGGCTTTATCGAATTTTAATACGCCTGAGGCATTTGAGCAGGCGGTCAAGACGAGTATCGAAAATGAGTATTACACACCTAGATGA
- a CDS encoding LD-carboxypeptidase, whose amino-acid sequence MAKNYDKQIEQDEDYDDIPFHYDYSEMMDIYAISPSGYIKDIEMISVAQERLKNYGFTLTRDKTLGARYERFAGTDEQRALSFSRAALSDSPIVMASRGGYGLSKILPLIDWELLKKHPKKYCGFSDFTAFNLAYLAKTGLVSYSGPNLITDFGREKIELLNAELFTETMRGELEILNFESEGSDPCDERGVLWGGNLCVMQQLLGTPYFPKVENGILFIEDVGEHPYRIERNLVSLWQAGVFEHQKAIILGHFTEYQTTDYDNGFDMESVISWLRETTKLPIIKGLPYGHGDVRVTLPVGKEVGVATQEGMAYLLLEEHHHEESYLGQCEHDNCTCGQQE is encoded by the coding sequence ATGGCGAAAAACTACGATAAACAAATCGAACAGGATGAGGATTACGACGATATTCCATTTCATTATGACTATTCAGAGATGATGGATATTTACGCTATTTCACCGTCTGGCTATATCAAAGATATTGAGATGATTAGCGTTGCTCAAGAGCGTCTGAAAAACTATGGTTTTACGTTGACAAGAGATAAAACCTTGGGTGCAAGATATGAGCGTTTTGCAGGAACTGATGAACAAAGAGCATTGTCTTTTTCTCGTGCTGCGTTAAGTGATAGCCCCATTGTAATGGCCTCTCGTGGTGGTTATGGATTAAGTAAAATTTTGCCTTTAATTGATTGGGAATTATTAAAAAAACATCCTAAAAAATATTGTGGATTTAGCGATTTTACCGCTTTTAATTTGGCCTATTTAGCCAAAACAGGCTTGGTTAGCTACTCTGGTCCTAATTTGATTACTGATTTTGGTCGTGAAAAAATTGAGTTACTGAACGCTGAGTTGTTTACGGAGACCATGAGAGGTGAGTTAGAAATATTAAATTTTGAATCAGAGGGGTCTGATCCTTGTGATGAACGAGGTGTTCTTTGGGGAGGTAATCTATGCGTGATGCAACAATTGCTGGGAACACCGTATTTTCCTAAAGTAGAAAATGGCATTTTGTTTATCGAAGATGTGGGTGAACATCCTTATCGAATAGAAAGAAATCTCGTGAGTTTGTGGCAAGCAGGTGTTTTTGAACATCAGAAAGCGATAATTCTGGGGCATTTTACAGAATATCAAACGACCGATTACGATAATGGCTTTGATATGGAATCCGTTATTTCGTGGTTAAGAGAAACGACTAAATTGCCGATTATTAAAGGATTGCCTTATGGACATGGTGATGTTCGTGTTACGTTGCCTGTCGGTAAAGAGGTGGGTGTCGCGACGCAAGAGGGCATGGCTTATTTATTACTAGAAGAACATCATCACGAGGAATCGTATTTGGGTCAATGCGAACATGATAATTGCACATGTGGACAGCAAGAATAA
- a CDS encoding molybdopterin molybdotransferase MoeA: MSELITVESLQKLISENIAQSRLVFDVEAVPVSDLTGRVLAEPIVATLNIPNADISAMDGYALCGPANAGDQFQVIGESIAGKSFEGHVAADQAVRIMTGAHVPADCHTVIIQENVLREGDTITLQSPVETGKNIRYLGEVVKQGNPVFEIGRVLSIGDILMLASLGYAHVKVYRKVKVAVFSTGSELQEVGTDITNDDMIFDSNRQMIMAKLKSMNAVEVIDCGSAHDSLEGITQMLDEARKKADVVITSGGASVGDYDFIKEAVEKIGTIHHYKVAMKPGKPFVFGALGDSWYFGLPGNPVSGFAGFEVFVRHAITELQAKSATPQMLRFPAVLTHDLKKSPGRKEYQRARIEEVSVGQWQVTLLRGQDSHNVLGASQANAFAILPADGAALKAGESIMVQPFKDCFL; the protein is encoded by the coding sequence ATGTCTGAACTTATCACAGTAGAATCTTTACAAAAACTGATTTCTGAAAATATTGCCCAATCTCGTCTTGTTTTTGACGTTGAAGCAGTGCCTGTTTCTGATTTAACGGGTAGAGTGTTGGCTGAACCGATTGTGGCGACTTTAAATATTCCTAATGCTGATATTTCTGCTATGGACGGTTATGCTTTGTGTGGACCAGCTAATGCGGGTGATCAGTTTCAAGTTATTGGTGAATCGATTGCTGGTAAATCGTTTGAAGGGCATGTGGCGGCTGACCAAGCTGTAAGAATTATGACGGGAGCCCATGTACCAGCTGATTGTCATACAGTGATTATCCAAGAAAATGTGCTTCGTGAGGGCGACACGATTACGTTACAAAGCCCTGTTGAAACTGGCAAAAATATTCGTTATTTAGGTGAAGTAGTCAAACAAGGCAATCCCGTATTTGAGATAGGCAGAGTCTTGAGTATTGGTGATATTTTGATGTTGGCATCTTTAGGTTATGCTCACGTCAAGGTTTATCGCAAAGTAAAAGTGGCGGTTTTTTCTACGGGATCTGAGTTACAAGAAGTTGGCACAGATATTACGAATGACGATATGATTTTTGATAGTAATCGTCAAATGATTATGGCAAAACTCAAGTCGATGAATGCTGTGGAAGTGATTGATTGTGGATCCGCTCACGATAGTTTAGAAGGCATCACTCAAATGTTGGACGAGGCTAGAAAAAAAGCCGATGTGGTGATTACTTCTGGCGGTGCTTCAGTAGGCGATTACGATTTTATTAAAGAAGCTGTTGAGAAAATTGGTACGATTCATCATTATAAAGTTGCGATGAAGCCTGGTAAACCCTTTGTATTTGGGGCATTGGGCGATAGTTGGTATTTTGGCTTGCCAGGTAATCCTGTTTCGGGATTTGCAGGTTTTGAAGTCTTTGTACGTCACGCGATTACTGAGTTACAAGCAAAATCAGCGACACCACAGATGTTGAGATTTCCAGCTGTTTTGACGCACGATTTGAAAAAATCTCCAGGCAGAAAAGAATATCAAAGAGCAAGAATAGAAGAGGTTTCTGTGGGACAGTGGCAAGTGACCTTGTTACGTGGACAAGATTCTCACAATGTATTGGGAGCTAGTCAAGCCAATGCATTCGCGATATTGCCTGCAGATGGGGCTGCATTAAAAGCAGGGGAGTCAATTATGGTTCAGCCATTTAAGGACTGCTTCTTATGA
- a CDS encoding ABC transporter substrate-binding protein codes for MLLKRSLLLLTGLLSLSLIHPVAQAKEANVKVAAIVQHPALDAARDGVKDKLAEHGYVEGKNLKWEYQNAQGNTSIAVQIARQFVGGKPDVIVAIATPMAQAAASSTKNIPIVFAAVSNPVAAGLVKDWETPGKNITGVSDKLEIEQQIALIKEILPSIQTLGVVYNPGEANSVAAIKTLEEVLPKHNIKLVTAAAPRTVDVQSAARSLIGKIDMFYTTTDNNVVAAYESMAKVANEAKIPLVASDTPSVERGAVASLGVNYYHIGLQAGEMVYRILQGEKPANIPIETDKHPELHINLKAAQEQGITLPQSLIDRASKVLQ; via the coding sequence ATGTTATTAAAACGTTCACTTTTATTATTGACGGGATTGCTTTCTTTAAGCTTGATTCACCCAGTTGCACAAGCCAAAGAAGCAAATGTTAAAGTCGCTGCGATTGTTCAACATCCAGCATTGGATGCGGCTAGAGATGGTGTGAAAGATAAGCTGGCAGAACATGGTTATGTAGAAGGTAAAAATTTAAAATGGGAATATCAAAATGCCCAAGGTAATACGTCTATTGCCGTACAAATCGCTCGTCAGTTTGTGGGCGGTAAACCAGATGTGATCGTGGCCATTGCTACTCCGATGGCTCAGGCTGCAGCCTCATCAACTAAAAATATTCCTATTGTATTTGCGGCGGTATCTAACCCTGTTGCAGCGGGATTGGTTAAAGATTGGGAAACACCAGGTAAGAATATTACAGGGGTGTCTGATAAATTAGAGATCGAACAACAGATTGCCTTAATTAAGGAAATTTTACCTAGCATCCAAACCTTAGGTGTGGTCTATAATCCCGGAGAAGCTAACTCAGTGGCGGCTATCAAAACCTTAGAAGAAGTATTGCCTAAACATAATATTAAACTGGTAACGGCAGCCGCACCGAGAACGGTTGATGTACAGTCTGCAGCACGTTCTTTGATCGGTAAAATCGATATGTTCTATACCACAACAGATAATAATGTGGTGGCTGCTTATGAATCTATGGCCAAAGTCGCTAATGAGGCTAAAATTCCTTTGGTTGCTTCCGATACACCGTCTGTTGAACGTGGTGCGGTGGCAAGCTTGGGGGTGAATTATTACCATATCGGATTACAGGCTGGTGAGATGGTATATCGTATCCTACAAGGTGAGAAACCAGCGAATATCCCAATTGAAACGGATAAACACCCTGAATTACACATAAATCTTAAAGCAGCACAAGAACAAGGTATCACCTTGCCACAATCTCTCATTGATAGAGCTTCAAAAGTGTTGCAATAA
- a CDS encoding molybdenum cofactor biosynthesis protein MoaE — MFFDITDQKIDHIALRNQLTENEKCGAYASFEGWVRRHNDGKKVDYLVYSVYEELAKKQGLRVIEQAKTLFQIEDAICVHRYGRLEIGDMAVYVGVSAGHRDAAFAACRYIIDEVKATVPIWKQEFYLEQATHAWLANPQAQR, encoded by the coding sequence ATGTTTTTTGATATTACCGATCAAAAAATTGATCATATCGCATTAAGAAATCAACTCACTGAGAACGAGAAATGCGGAGCATATGCTAGTTTTGAGGGCTGGGTAAGACGACACAATGACGGTAAAAAAGTAGATTATTTGGTTTATTCTGTTTATGAGGAATTGGCTAAAAAACAAGGTTTACGGGTCATTGAACAAGCTAAAACTTTATTTCAGATTGAGGATGCTATTTGCGTGCATCGATATGGACGACTTGAAATTGGTGATATGGCCGTGTATGTGGGTGTGAGTGCAGGCCACCGAGATGCGGCCTTTGCAGCCTGTCGATATATTATTGATGAAGTGAAGGCGACGGTTCCTATTTGGAAACAAGAATTTTATTTAGAACAAGCCACTCATGCTTGGTTGGCTAATCCTCAAGCACAACGCTGA
- the moaA gene encoding GTP 3',8-cyclase MoaA: MSILQDPYNRKLSYLRLSVTDLCNFRCNYCLPNGYQGKAKPDELTVDEIATLVSAFSRLGTKKIRLTGGEPTLRKDLPDIIRVCKSTPHIETVALTSNGFHLKKLFPLYQEAGLDKLNISIDSFDPDKFYEITGKRESERIVQALDEIIESGFTSIKVNTLLLKEYFDSSMKDVFDYVRNRPITLRFIELMQTQDNYAFFQKQHISAESVEKKLIEQGWLLSPRGPNAGPAREYYHEDYQGSIGFIAPYSKDFCTSCNRLRVTSQGKVHLCLFGGIAYNIRDFLSQGDDKGLEQYLLSIIREKPEHHFLHEKKVGLIRDLSMIGG; the protein is encoded by the coding sequence ATGAGTATTTTGCAAGATCCCTATAACCGTAAACTAAGTTATTTGCGTTTATCGGTGACCGATCTGTGTAACTTTAGATGTAATTATTGTTTGCCTAATGGTTATCAAGGTAAGGCAAAGCCTGATGAATTAACGGTTGATGAGATCGCGACCTTAGTGTCTGCATTTTCTCGTTTAGGAACCAAAAAAATCAGACTCACAGGCGGTGAACCAACGTTAAGAAAAGATTTGCCTGATATTATTCGTGTGTGCAAGTCAACGCCTCATATTGAGACGGTTGCTTTAACGAGTAATGGCTTTCATCTTAAAAAACTTTTTCCTTTGTACCAAGAGGCAGGCTTAGACAAATTAAATATTAGTATCGATAGCTTTGATCCTGATAAGTTTTATGAAATTACAGGAAAAAGAGAAAGTGAACGTATCGTTCAAGCCTTAGATGAAATTATTGAAAGCGGATTTACATCGATTAAAGTCAATACGCTTTTGTTAAAAGAGTATTTTGATAGTTCGATGAAAGACGTGTTTGATTATGTCCGAAACCGTCCTATTACATTAAGATTTATTGAATTAATGCAGACTCAGGATAATTATGCTTTTTTTCAAAAACAGCATATTTCGGCAGAATCGGTTGAGAAAAAATTGATAGAACAGGGATGGTTGTTGTCGCCCAGAGGACCAAATGCAGGGCCAGCTCGAGAATATTATCACGAAGATTACCAAGGAAGTATTGGTTTTATTGCTCCTTATAGTAAGGATTTTTGTACCAGCTGTAATCGTTTAAGAGTGACTTCTCAAGGAAAAGTGCATTTGTGTTTGTTTGGGGGGATTGCCTATAATATCCGTGATTTTTTATCTCAAGGTGATGATAAGGGGCTAGAACAGTACTTATTATCCATTATCCGAGAAAAACCTGAACATCATTTTTTACATGAGAAAAAAGTAGGTTTGATTCGTGATTTATCTATGATTGGAGGTTAA
- a CDS encoding spermine/spermidine synthase domain-containing protein, with amino-acid sequence MVNDYRETPFVSEEDGIRYLHFASAYLQGAMRIRKPTELVWQYTQEMMSCLLFHEPSETSRIGILGLGAGSLVRFCLRHTRAMIDVVEYNPAVTELCIESFMLPATDERLNYIHDDAKHYMKQEKNKYDILLVDLYDHQAKGPSCSSKLFYKSCYESLKPSGVMSVNLFANHSSFEKNLHRIHDSFKQQCFALPETPDGNCIVVAGKNMKFSKSRALAIEKEWHFPARKWLNELRDSHLSQAVTID; translated from the coding sequence ATGGTGAATGATTACCGAGAAACCCCTTTTGTTTCAGAAGAAGACGGTATTCGTTATCTGCATTTTGCGAGTGCTTATTTGCAAGGTGCGATGAGGATAAGAAAGCCTACAGAACTTGTTTGGCAATATACTCAAGAGATGATGTCATGCTTACTGTTTCATGAACCGAGCGAAACGTCACGCATTGGGATTTTGGGCTTGGGTGCAGGTTCTCTGGTTAGATTTTGTTTAAGACATACTCGGGCCATGATTGATGTGGTGGAATATAATCCGGCGGTTACCGAATTATGTATTGAATCTTTTATGTTGCCTGCAACAGATGAACGTCTGAATTATATTCACGATGATGCCAAACACTATATGAAACAGGAAAAAAATAAATACGATATTTTGTTGGTGGACTTGTATGATCATCAAGCAAAAGGCCCAAGCTGTTCAAGTAAGTTGTTTTATAAAAGTTGTTATGAATCTCTGAAACCGTCTGGGGTGATGTCTGTCAATCTATTTGCCAACCATAGTAGTTTTGAGAAAAATCTACATCGAATACATGATTCATTTAAACAACAGTGTTTTGCTTTGCCAGAAACCCCTGATGGAAATTGTATTGTGGTAGCAGGTAAGAATATGAAATTTAGCAAAAGTAGGGCATTGGCAATCGAAAAAGAATGGCATTTTCCTGCTCGAAAATGGTTGAATGAGTTGCGTGATTCCCATTTATCTCAAGCGGTAACTATTGACTAA
- a CDS encoding NarK family nitrate/nitrite MFS transporter produces MMSYLITDWNPENSQFWESKGRKIARRNLWISIFALLLAFAIWQVWSVTVLNLPKVGFKYSPNELFWLAALPALSGATLRIFYSFMVPIFGGRKWTVISTASLLIPALGIGFAVQDPTTSYTTMAILALLCGFGGGNFSSSMSNISFFFPKSEKGTALGLNAGLGNLGVSVVQLCVPIVMTMAVFGALGGEPQTIQQGDSTTQIWLQNAGFIWVPFIILSTVLAIFGMNDLTCAKASFKDQSSIFKRSDNWLMCILYLGTFGSFIGYAAGFPLLIKTSFPDVDPVKYAFLGPLVGALARPIGGWLSDKINSGAKITAFVYGCMVIVLFGVLYSMPTETSTGNFTIFFICFMLLFALTGLGNGSTFAQVPTIFSKVHERLVAQGLEKAELKQQNVAKESAAVIGFISAIAAYGGFFIPKSFGTSHNMTGSYDAAFVGFIIFYAICFVLNWWFYTRSGAKSKC; encoded by the coding sequence ATAATGTCTTATTTAATTACTGATTGGAATCCAGAAAATTCGCAATTCTGGGAATCAAAGGGAAGAAAAATTGCTCGTCGAAATCTGTGGATTTCTATCTTTGCCTTGCTTTTAGCATTCGCTATTTGGCAAGTTTGGAGTGTTACTGTATTGAATCTACCCAAGGTAGGTTTTAAATATTCTCCCAATGAGTTATTTTGGTTAGCGGCTTTGCCTGCTTTGTCAGGGGCAACATTGCGTATTTTTTATTCTTTTATGGTGCCTATTTTTGGGGGTCGAAAATGGACGGTGATTTCCACTGCTAGTTTATTGATTCCTGCTTTGGGCATTGGTTTTGCAGTTCAAGATCCAACAACAAGCTACACCACCATGGCGATTCTTGCCTTATTATGTGGTTTTGGCGGTGGTAACTTCTCATCTAGTATGTCTAACATTAGCTTTTTCTTTCCCAAGTCTGAGAAAGGTACGGCATTAGGCTTGAATGCTGGATTAGGTAATTTAGGCGTTTCAGTGGTTCAACTTTGTGTACCTATCGTGATGACGATGGCGGTATTCGGTGCCTTGGGCGGAGAACCACAAACTATTCAACAAGGGGATAGTACCACTCAAATTTGGCTACAAAATGCGGGATTCATTTGGGTACCTTTTATTATTTTGTCAACGGTTTTGGCTATTTTTGGTATGAATGATTTAACTTGTGCCAAAGCTAGTTTTAAAGATCAATCTAGCATTTTCAAAAGAAGTGATAATTGGTTAATGTGTATTTTGTACTTGGGTACATTTGGTTCTTTTATTGGTTACGCGGCAGGGTTTCCTCTATTGATTAAAACCTCATTCCCAGATGTTGACCCTGTTAAATATGCGTTTTTAGGGCCTTTGGTTGGTGCTTTGGCTCGCCCAATTGGAGGATGGTTGTCAGATAAGATTAACAGTGGAGCAAAAATCACAGCATTTGTTTATGGATGTATGGTGATTGTATTGTTTGGTGTTCTTTACAGCATGCCTACTGAAACGTCAACAGGCAATTTCACCATCTTCTTTATTTGCTTTATGTTGTTATTTGCTTTAACAGGTTTAGGCAATGGTTCCACTTTTGCTCAAGTACCGACGATCTTCTCAAAAGTACATGAACGTTTGGTGGCACAAGGCTTGGAAAAAGCTGAATTGAAACAGCAAAATGTAGCGAAAGAGTCTGCTGCGGTCATTGGCTTTATCTCGGCGATTGCAGCATATGGCGGGTTCTTTATTCCAAAAAGTTTTGGTACTTCTCATAATATGACAGGGTCTTATGATGCGGCCTTTGTTGGATTCATCATTTTCTACGCGATTTGTTTTGTGTTGAATTGGTGGTTCTATACACGTTCTGGTGCGAAGTCTAAGTGCTAA
- the moaC gene encoding cyclic pyranopterin monophosphate synthase MoaC, with amino-acid sequence MSITHLDENGQSRMVDVSAKQVSKRIAKAQGRVIFPPQVYQQIQSSHGRTAKGSIVEVAKIAGIMAAKNTANLIPMCHPMMIEKCDLEFSYDDHTCSLYITAEVAITHKTGVEMEALTAVSVAALTVYDMTKALSHDICISDISLVHKSGGKRDFDREEKIETSDNVTENTASSSDKQTNSLSLKTGIQARREFVNQSLISVEVKYFGQLQEVAKKEKEYLEIIDGISARQLFEELNQRYSFPIDPKQLLVAVNHSFSSWDTVLKHNDIVALIPPVAGG; translated from the coding sequence ATGAGTATTACACACCTAGATGAAAATGGACAAAGCCGTATGGTGGATGTCAGCGCCAAACAAGTTAGCAAACGAATCGCCAAAGCACAAGGTCGTGTGATTTTTCCTCCTCAAGTCTATCAACAGATCCAGTCTAGTCATGGGCGTACGGCAAAAGGTAGTATTGTGGAGGTCGCTAAAATTGCAGGTATTATGGCGGCTAAAAATACAGCCAACTTAATCCCTATGTGTCATCCGATGATGATAGAAAAATGCGATCTTGAGTTTTCATATGATGACCATACCTGCAGTCTGTATATAACAGCCGAGGTGGCCATTACTCATAAAACAGGCGTAGAAATGGAAGCGTTAACGGCGGTGTCTGTGGCAGCTTTGACGGTTTACGATATGACTAAAGCACTCAGTCACGATATTTGCATCAGTGATATTTCTTTGGTTCATAAATCAGGTGGTAAACGTGATTTTGATCGTGAGGAAAAAATTGAGACATCCGATAATGTCACTGAAAATACAGCCTCATCCTCGGATAAACAAACGAATTCACTTTCTCTTAAAACAGGGATTCAAGCTAGAAGAGAGTTTGTTAATCAATCTTTGATTAGTGTGGAAGTGAAGTATTTTGGACAGTTGCAAGAAGTTGCCAAAAAAGAAAAAGAGTATTTAGAAATTATTGATGGTATATCGGCTCGTCAGTTGTTTGAGGAGTTGAACCAACGTTATTCATTTCCTATCGACCCGAAACAGTTGTTGGTAGCGGTTAATCATAGTTTTTCATCGTGGGATACAGTGCTTAAACATAATGATATCGTGGCATTGATTCCCCCTGTGGCTGGAGGTTAG
- the tadA gene encoding tRNA adenosine(34) deaminase TadA — protein MWSHEQYMKLALEQARLAYQKEEVPVGAVLVASDGTILAESHNQVMTLNDPTAHAEIQVIKQACQQVNNYRLNDCFLYVTLEPCTMCLGAIFQTRLAYLVYGANEPKTGACGSIVNLGGNSHINHHTRVISGVLKQDCSQILTDFFKLRRQRKHGEKLR, from the coding sequence ATGTGGTCTCATGAACAATACATGAAACTAGCACTAGAACAAGCAAGATTGGCGTATCAGAAAGAAGAAGTGCCAGTTGGTGCTGTATTAGTGGCTTCAGATGGAACCATACTGGCTGAATCTCACAACCAAGTGATGACGCTAAATGATCCGACGGCACATGCAGAAATACAAGTCATTAAACAAGCTTGTCAGCAAGTGAATAATTATCGTTTGAATGATTGTTTTTTGTATGTTACTTTAGAACCTTGTACGATGTGTTTAGGGGCTATTTTTCAGACTCGACTGGCTTATTTAGTATATGGTGCGAATGAACCTAAGACAGGAGCATGTGGGTCTATCGTGAATCTAGGAGGCAATAGCCATATTAATCACCATACAAGAGTCATTTCAGGTGTGCTTAAACAGGATTGTTCACAGATATTAACGGATTTTTTCAAGCTTAGAAGGCAGCGTAAACATGGCGAAAAACTACGATAA
- the moaB gene encoding molybdenum cofactor biosynthesis protein B → MKKAPEFRALNFHVLTVTDTRSYKEDGSGDYLCEALQKGEHKLVSRDLVRDELYDIRARVSVAIADPAIDVVLITGGTGMFPRDVTPDAVELLFDKSIPGFGEMFRAVSYEEIGMSTIQSRAIAGIANETLIFCLPGSTNACRTAWEKVIAPQLDPRINACGFTRVFNTWTANKQSA, encoded by the coding sequence ATGAAGAAAGCACCCGAATTTAGAGCATTGAATTTCCATGTGTTAACGGTTACAGATACGCGTTCATACAAGGAAGATGGTAGCGGCGATTATTTATGCGAAGCGTTGCAAAAGGGCGAACACAAGCTGGTTTCACGAGATTTAGTTCGAGACGAGTTATATGATATTCGTGCCAGAGTATCTGTTGCCATTGCCGATCCCGCTATTGACGTTGTGTTGATCACAGGTGGCACAGGTATGTTCCCTAGAGATGTTACGCCCGATGCTGTGGAATTGTTATTTGATAAGAGTATTCCAGGTTTTGGTGAAATGTTCCGTGCCGTGTCTTATGAAGAAATTGGTATGTCAACGATTCAATCGCGTGCTATAGCAGGGATTGCCAATGAAACATTGATCTTTTGTTTGCCAGGCTCTACTAATGCATGTCGCACTGCTTGGGAAAAGGTGATAGCTCCCCAATTAGATCCTAGAATCAATGCTTGTGGCTTTACCCGTGTCTTTAACACTTGGACCGCTAATAAACAGTCAGCATGA